One genomic window of Streptomonospora nanhaiensis includes the following:
- a CDS encoding DUF6640 family protein, with protein MLFARTLIVAVAVVTTSGAVLADLVIPGLAAQHAFNPRWPPHAKFHDAQYMVMTVLLGLIGLVLALRRGPGSLGRLLGAAAVLAVPWVGMLAAPLFPGTAAYDPEFADRTVFVLGLHGQLFLALVLITTLLAAVALALGALPPRRGRAGTDLTAP; from the coding sequence ATGCTCTTCGCCCGGACCCTGATCGTCGCCGTCGCCGTGGTCACCACCTCCGGCGCGGTGCTCGCCGACCTCGTCATCCCCGGCCTCGCGGCCCAGCACGCGTTCAACCCCCGCTGGCCCCCGCACGCCAAGTTCCACGACGCCCAGTACATGGTGATGACCGTGCTTCTGGGCCTGATCGGCCTGGTCCTGGCCCTGCGCCGGGGGCCGGGCTCCCTGGGGCGGCTGCTGGGCGCCGCGGCCGTCCTGGCGGTTCCCTGGGTCGGCATGCTCGCCGCCCCGCTGTTCCCGGGGACCGCCGCCTACGACCCGGAGTTCGCCGACCGCACCGTCTTCGTCCTGGGCCTGCACGGGCAGCTGTTCCTGGCCCTGGTGCTGATCACGACCCTGCTCGCGGCGGTGGCATTGGCCCTCGGCGCGCTCCCGCCGCGCCGGGGCCGGGCCGGAACGGACCTCACGGCGCCGTGA
- a CDS encoding phosphotransferase family protein yields MDVADHSRGEGPGEGAPDSIPDSAPDRGHGAVLARVLAGDRPADLRRHRGQFHDVVVGSRRVVCFARTQAAGARLAGRAAVLRAVAGLGLGVRVPEPLAQGGGAAGPEPPHLVLTRVPGAPLDPARLRERAVADAVADQYAALLRRLADAGAAAARGGLPGTPRDRWHRFAADVRDGLLPLMSAAGRARAERELAAARGLPHRESALVHGDLGPENVLWEWSGGLPRLSGVVDWDGAAVGDPAGDLAAVAAGHGDALLAAVLARVGAPPDTAERVAALRGTFALQQALGALRDGDAAELADGLRGYR; encoded by the coding sequence ATGGACGTCGCAGACCATTCGCGCGGAGAGGGCCCCGGCGAGGGCGCCCCCGACAGCATCCCCGACAGCGCCCCCGACCGCGGGCACGGGGCCGTGCTGGCCCGGGTGCTCGCCGGGGACCGTCCGGCCGACCTGCGCCGCCACCGCGGCCAGTTCCACGACGTGGTGGTCGGCTCGCGGCGGGTCGTGTGCTTCGCCCGCACCCAGGCGGCCGGCGCGCGGCTGGCGGGCCGGGCCGCCGTGCTCCGGGCCGTGGCCGGACTCGGCCTCGGCGTGCGGGTGCCCGAGCCGCTCGCCCAGGGCGGCGGAGCCGCCGGCCCCGAGCCGCCCCACCTCGTGCTGACCCGTGTCCCCGGCGCGCCGCTGGACCCCGCGCGGCTGCGCGAGCGCGCGGTCGCCGACGCGGTGGCCGACCAGTACGCCGCACTGCTTCGGCGCCTCGCCGACGCGGGCGCGGCTGCGGCGCGCGGCGGCCTGCCGGGCACCCCGCGCGACCGGTGGCACCGGTTCGCCGCGGACGTCCGCGACGGCCTGCTCCCGCTGATGTCGGCCGCCGGACGGGCGCGGGCCGAGCGGGAGCTGGCGGCGGCCCGCGGCCTTCCCCACCGGGAGTCCGCCCTGGTCCACGGCGACCTCGGGCCGGAGAACGTGCTGTGGGAGTGGAGCGGCGGGCTGCCCCGCCTCAGCGGGGTGGTCGACTGGGACGGCGCCGCCGTGGGCGATCCGGCCGGGGACCTGGCGGCCGTGGCGGCGGGCCACGGCGACGCGCTCCTGGCCGCCGTGCTCGCCCGGGTCGGCGCGCCGCCGGACACGGCCGAACGCGTCGCCGCCCTGCGCGGCACGTTCGCCCTGCAGCAGGCGCTCGGCGCCCTGCGCGACGGCGACGCCGCGGAACTGGCCGACGGCCTGCGCGGGTACCGCTGA
- a CDS encoding aminotransferase class IV family protein gives MTFFAVHRDERPATAAELAPLAFAGYAHFTAMQVRGGRVRGLDLHLDRLRGASQELFGQAPSDDRVRAALRAALAQSPADVSLTATVYSPAGEFTVAGPDAVPELLVRTGPPSSGPAGPLALAVVEHERVLPRIKHVGEVAKTYHLREAVAQGFDDAAFVDRRGRLSEGTIWNLAFWDGAAVVWPAAGMLAGTTMNIVRRRLDRLGVPQVSKEVTPADVPALAGAVVMNSWTPGIAVRRIGAADLPEAPEFVELLHRAYAAEPLTAP, from the coding sequence ATGACCTTCTTCGCTGTGCACCGCGACGAGCGCCCGGCGACCGCCGCCGAGCTGGCCCCGCTCGCCTTCGCGGGCTACGCCCACTTCACCGCCATGCAGGTGCGCGGCGGCCGCGTGCGCGGCCTGGACCTGCACCTGGACCGGCTGCGCGGCGCCTCCCAGGAGCTGTTCGGCCAGGCGCCGAGCGACGATCGGGTGCGCGCGGCCCTGCGGGCGGCGCTGGCGCAGAGCCCGGCCGACGTCTCGCTGACGGCCACGGTGTACTCCCCGGCGGGCGAGTTCACCGTGGCCGGGCCCGATGCGGTGCCCGAGCTGCTGGTGCGCACCGGCCCGCCCTCCTCCGGCCCCGCCGGGCCGCTGGCGCTGGCCGTCGTGGAGCACGAGCGGGTGCTGCCCCGGATCAAGCACGTCGGCGAGGTCGCCAAGACCTACCACCTGCGCGAGGCGGTCGCCCAGGGCTTCGACGACGCGGCGTTCGTCGACCGCCGGGGGCGCCTCAGCGAGGGGACGATCTGGAACCTCGCCTTCTGGGACGGCGCGGCGGTGGTGTGGCCGGCGGCCGGGATGCTGGCGGGCACGACGATGAACATCGTCCGGCGCCGGCTGGACCGCCTGGGGGTGCCCCAGGTCAGCAAGGAGGTCACCCCGGCCGACGTGCCGGCGCTGGCCGGCGCCGTGGTCATGAACTCCTGGACGCCCGGGATCGCGGTCCGCCGGATCGGCGCCGCCGACCTCCCCGAGGCGCCGGAGTTCGTGGAGCTGCTGCACCGGGCCTACGCGGCCGAGCCCCTCACGGCGCCGTGA
- a CDS encoding TetR/AcrR family transcriptional regulator, with protein sequence MPARTTDRRRRMREAALEEIHAAARRLLVEQGPAAVTINAVAREVGMSGPALYHYYAGHDELVGAVTAGFFCELAAEMERARDARPGAPAGERLLEACRAMRAWAVAHPAEFGWIFASPVAPAARRPDAERRQAGQRFEEVLLDLVADVWRTRPFPVPDPADLPASLRAQLTAYADSIGGRLPPEAAHVFLSCWIRLYGLLCMEVLHQVDFAYTDMEPVFEECLSEIAARLGLDAAERPERERDLGRPDAPSGKRGA encoded by the coding sequence ATGCCCGCACGCACCACCGACCGGCGGCGCCGGATGCGCGAGGCCGCCCTGGAGGAGATCCACGCGGCCGCGCGCCGCCTGCTCGTGGAGCAGGGGCCGGCCGCCGTGACCATCAACGCCGTGGCCCGCGAGGTCGGCATGAGCGGCCCGGCCCTGTACCACTACTACGCCGGCCACGACGAACTGGTGGGCGCCGTCACGGCCGGCTTCTTTTGCGAACTGGCCGCCGAGATGGAGCGGGCCCGCGACGCCCGCCCCGGCGCGCCCGCGGGCGAGCGGCTGCTGGAGGCCTGCCGGGCCATGCGCGCCTGGGCCGTCGCCCACCCGGCCGAGTTCGGCTGGATCTTCGCCAGTCCGGTCGCTCCCGCCGCCCGGCGGCCCGATGCGGAGCGCCGCCAGGCCGGGCAGCGCTTCGAGGAGGTGCTGCTGGACCTGGTGGCCGACGTGTGGCGGACCCGGCCCTTCCCCGTGCCCGACCCGGCCGACCTGCCCGCGTCCCTGCGCGCCCAGCTCACCGCCTACGCCGACTCCATCGGCGGCCGGCTGCCGCCCGAGGCCGCCCACGTCTTCCTGTCGTGCTGGATCCGGCTGTACGGCCTGCTGTGCATGGAGGTCCTCCACCAGGTGGACTTCGCCTACACCGACATGGAGCCGGTGTTCGAGGAGTGCCTGAGCGAGATCGCCGCCCGCCTGGGCCTGGACGCCGCCGAGCGGCCGGAGCGGGAGCGCGACCTGGGCCGGCCGGACGCGCCGTCCGGGAAGCGCGGCGCGTGA